A section of the Streptomyces xinghaiensis S187 genome encodes:
- a CDS encoding ABC transporter ATP-binding protein yields the protein MSRVLLDVKDMAVSFGGVRAVDGLRFSVHEGEVLSVIGPNGAGKTSAFNCITGFYRPSAGSVTFGGTDITGKRPAVIAASGIARTFQNLRLFGDLTVLDNVRAGMHVRIKQNFLDAMLHTPRYWRGEDAATAEAHKWLDFVGMEYDRTAQIRNLPYGEQRRVEIARALAREPRMLLLDEPAAGLNHGEKAQLLDLMRRIARLGIAVVLIEHDMGLVMEVSERIVVLSYGKEIAEGTPAAIRRNPAVIEAYLGAEDEEAHAEAERIAAEGGPGGTAEVEW from the coding sequence GTGAGCAGGGTGCTCCTCGACGTGAAGGACATGGCGGTCTCGTTCGGCGGAGTACGTGCCGTCGACGGCCTGAGGTTCTCCGTCCACGAAGGCGAGGTGCTCTCGGTCATCGGTCCGAACGGTGCCGGCAAGACGAGTGCCTTCAACTGCATCACGGGCTTCTACCGGCCTTCGGCGGGCTCGGTGACGTTCGGCGGGACCGACATCACGGGGAAGCGGCCGGCTGTGATCGCCGCGAGCGGGATCGCGCGGACGTTCCAGAACCTCCGGCTGTTCGGCGACCTGACGGTGCTGGACAACGTGCGGGCCGGCATGCACGTCCGTATCAAGCAGAATTTTCTCGACGCGATGCTGCACACACCGCGCTACTGGCGTGGCGAGGACGCGGCCACCGCCGAGGCGCACAAGTGGCTGGACTTCGTCGGGATGGAATACGACCGGACCGCGCAGATCCGCAACCTCCCGTACGGCGAGCAGCGGCGCGTCGAGATCGCCCGAGCCCTGGCCCGTGAGCCCCGGATGCTTCTGCTCGACGAGCCGGCGGCCGGACTCAATCACGGGGAGAAGGCACAACTGCTCGATCTCATGCGGCGCATCGCCCGCCTCGGGATCGCGGTGGTCCTGATCGAGCACGACATGGGCCTGGTCATGGAGGTGTCCGAACGGATCGTCGTCCTGAGCTACGGCAAGGAGATCGCCGAGGGCACGCCGGCGGCGATCAGGAGGAACCCGGCGGTCATCGAGGCATACCTCGGTGCGGAGGACGAGGAGGCGCACGCGGAGGCAGAGCGTATCGCGGCCGAAGGGGGTCCGGGTGGCACGGCGGAGGTGGAGTGGTGA
- a CDS encoding helix-turn-helix domain-containing protein, with product MQRPSPTYPVDGTAVRELRMRSGIGIPQLAERVGITASYLSRIEVGTRRRMRPATYRRLRSALGLPPDDTRILAPRPAVPEPPSPPPTREAPS from the coding sequence ATGCAGCGTCCCTCACCCACGTATCCCGTGGACGGGACGGCCGTCCGGGAACTCCGCATGCGCAGCGGCATCGGGATTCCCCAGCTCGCCGAGCGGGTGGGCATCACCGCCAGCTATCTCAGCCGCATCGAAGTCGGAACCAGACGCCGCATGCGTCCGGCCACCTACCGCCGCCTCCGCTCCGCCCTGGGCCTCCCGCCCGACGACACCCGGATCCTCGCCCCGCGACCTGCCGTCCCCGAACCCCCGTCCCCGCCCCCGACCAGAGAGGCACCGTCGTGA
- a CDS encoding ornithine cyclodeaminase family protein: MSAILDAEDVFALGYTAAVAAVRDALAAGLDPDHDVPRSVLALTNGQGLLMPSEAGGWFGVKVATVAPGNAARGQRRINATYLLHDSETLTPAAILDGIALTTLRTPAVSVGACLDRLRVLADSSADGLRLVVFGTGPQGEGHVRTIQAHAPLADVTAVTRRGGATPVWADRHVASDDAAVAGCVRNADVIVTATSACQPVVDGRLVRDSAVVLAVGSHEPSVRELDGVLMGRATVIVESRDVALREAGDVILAVQEGLLDPNSLVPMADLLGAGATALPDDRPTVVKTSGMAWEDRVVAVAAYRQWREA; encoded by the coding sequence ATGAGCGCCATTCTCGATGCCGAGGACGTCTTCGCGCTCGGTTACACCGCCGCCGTGGCTGCGGTCCGCGACGCACTGGCTGCAGGGCTCGATCCGGACCATGACGTGCCGCGCAGCGTCCTTGCTCTGACCAACGGCCAAGGGCTGCTCATGCCGTCGGAAGCCGGCGGCTGGTTCGGGGTGAAGGTCGCCACCGTCGCTCCGGGCAACGCCGCACGTGGCCAGCGGCGGATCAACGCGACGTACCTCCTGCACGACAGTGAGACGCTGACTCCCGCCGCGATCCTCGACGGAATCGCACTGACGACCCTGCGCACACCCGCAGTCTCCGTCGGGGCCTGTCTGGACCGGCTGCGCGTTCTTGCGGACTCCTCCGCCGACGGGCTGCGACTCGTGGTCTTCGGGACGGGCCCGCAGGGCGAGGGACACGTGCGCACGATCCAGGCGCACGCGCCCCTCGCCGACGTCACGGCCGTGACGCGCCGCGGCGGTGCGACCCCGGTCTGGGCAGACCGTCACGTTGCCTCGGATGACGCGGCGGTCGCCGGTTGTGTTCGCAACGCCGACGTCATCGTCACAGCGACCTCGGCCTGCCAGCCGGTCGTGGACGGACGTCTCGTACGCGACTCAGCAGTCGTGCTGGCCGTCGGTTCCCATGAACCGTCGGTGCGGGAGCTCGACGGTGTGCTCATGGGCCGTGCAACGGTCATCGTCGAGAGCCGGGATGTCGCACTCCGCGAGGCCGGGGACGTCATCCTCGCGGTGCAGGAAGGCTTGCTCGACCCGAATTCCCTGGTGCCCATGGCCGATCTGCTCGGCGCGGGAGCCACAGCTCTCCCCGATGACCGCCCAACGGTCGTGAAAACGTCCGGGATGGCGTGGGAGGACCGGGTCGTCGCCGTCGCAGCCTACCGGCAGTGGCGTGAAGCGTGA
- a CDS encoding sigma-70 family RNA polymerase sigma factor has product MTTPDDARAARLHTATERWLVTLAREGDTEAFATLYDRYHRQVFAFVRHRVRNTALAEDFTSETFLRALRRIGTFSCQGRAFGAWLMVIARNIVIDHYKSSPVRREVFPGAVVDSDAYERAVEEQVIEAHAHAALWAAVGRLSPLQQECVTLRFRRGMSVAETARIMGKREGAVKTLTHRAVRSLARSLPAGHPVVAA; this is encoded by the coding sequence GTGACCACACCGGATGATGCCCGGGCCGCCCGCCTGCACACGGCCACCGAGCGTTGGCTCGTCACGCTCGCCCGCGAGGGGGATACCGAGGCCTTCGCCACCCTCTACGACCGTTACCACCGGCAGGTGTTCGCCTTCGTCCGGCACCGGGTGCGCAACACCGCCCTCGCCGAGGACTTCACCAGTGAGACGTTCCTCCGCGCCCTGCGCCGTATCGGCACGTTCTCCTGCCAGGGCCGCGCTTTCGGCGCCTGGCTGATGGTGATCGCCCGCAACATCGTCATCGACCACTACAAGTCGAGCCCGGTCCGGCGCGAGGTCTTCCCCGGCGCGGTGGTCGACAGCGACGCCTACGAGCGGGCGGTCGAGGAACAAGTCATCGAGGCCCACGCGCATGCCGCCCTCTGGGCGGCCGTCGGCCGGCTCAGCCCCCTGCAGCAGGAGTGCGTGACGCTCCGTTTCCGCCGGGGCATGTCGGTTGCCGAGACGGCCAGGATCATGGGGAAACGGGAGGGCGCGGTCAAGACCCTCACCCACCGGGCCGTACGGAGCCTGGCACGCTCGCTCCCCGCCGGCCATCCGGTGGTCGCCGCATGA
- a CDS encoding DUF2267 domain-containing protein — protein sequence MINDAEAAARDWGVRTFVAHVAEATGEDEESAEVATRAVLSTLADRIGRGERDALLSGLPAEHANLFGYPELAG from the coding sequence ATGATCAACGACGCGGAGGCCGCGGCCCGGGACTGGGGGGTACGGACCTTCGTCGCCCATGTGGCCGAGGCCACCGGCGAGGACGAGGAGAGCGCCGAGGTGGCCACCCGCGCGGTGCTGTCCACGCTGGCCGACCGGATCGGCCGCGGGGAGCGGGACGCGCTGCTCAGCGGGCTGCCCGCGGAGCACGCCAACCTCTTCGGCTATCCCGAACTGGCCGGCTGA
- a CDS encoding branched-chain amino acid ABC transporter permease yields MNDESTLRAGEEASAYVNAVEERGPANIALAGKGVGTPKASRAAIAQAASGVLASKWLGLGVAVAAVALPYLNSSTYTIQLATDALIFVMLAVGLNIVVGYCGLLDLGYAAFFAVGAYTSGLLATGFGWPVIATIPVVVLAAIISGLLIGGPTLRLRSDYLAIVTLGFGEIIRITANNLDFTGGPNGLYGIPDFGDFGLRADIALYWVTAVVVCVAVLFSSRLGRGRIGRAWRFVREDEDAAEAMGIHTYKVKFAAYIAGAVFGGIAGVLFAAHQTAISPPSFNFLWSALILMAVVLGGMGSTPGVVIGALAISLLPELLRGAENWRYLIFGLLLIVFMIFRPQGLLPARSGEPRRHGRRAQGGAS; encoded by the coding sequence ATGAACGACGAGTCGACCCTGCGCGCCGGCGAGGAGGCCTCGGCCTACGTCAACGCCGTGGAGGAGCGCGGGCCTGCGAACATCGCGCTCGCGGGCAAGGGAGTCGGGACGCCGAAGGCGAGCCGTGCGGCCATCGCTCAGGCGGCGTCGGGCGTGCTGGCGAGCAAGTGGCTCGGCCTCGGCGTGGCCGTTGCCGCGGTGGCACTGCCATACCTCAACTCCAGCACCTACACCATCCAGCTCGCCACGGACGCGCTCATCTTCGTGATGCTCGCGGTCGGGCTGAACATCGTGGTCGGCTACTGCGGGCTGCTCGACCTCGGGTACGCCGCGTTCTTCGCAGTCGGCGCGTACACCTCGGGCCTCCTGGCGACAGGCTTCGGTTGGCCGGTGATCGCGACCATCCCCGTGGTCGTGCTCGCCGCGATCATCAGCGGACTCCTCATCGGCGGTCCGACGCTTCGACTGCGCAGCGACTACCTGGCCATCGTCACCCTCGGTTTCGGGGAGATCATCCGCATCACGGCGAACAACCTCGACTTCACCGGCGGACCGAACGGCTTGTACGGCATCCCCGACTTCGGCGATTTCGGCCTGCGTGCCGACATCGCCCTCTACTGGGTCACCGCGGTCGTGGTCTGTGTCGCGGTGCTGTTCTCGAGCCGGCTCGGGCGCGGCCGGATCGGCCGGGCGTGGCGGTTCGTCCGCGAGGACGAGGACGCCGCCGAGGCCATGGGCATCCACACCTACAAGGTCAAGTTCGCGGCCTACATCGCCGGCGCGGTCTTCGGCGGCATCGCGGGCGTGTTGTTTGCGGCACATCAGACAGCGATCTCTCCGCCGAGCTTCAACTTCCTGTGGTCGGCGCTCATTCTGATGGCCGTCGTCCTCGGTGGTATGGGGTCCACGCCGGGTGTCGTGATCGGGGCTCTCGCGATCTCGCTGTTGCCCGAGCTGCTGCGCGGCGCGGAGAACTGGCGTTATCTCATCTTCGGTCTGCTGCTGATCGTCTTCATGATCTTCCGCCCGCAGGGACTGCTGCCGGCCCGTAGCGGCGAGCCGAGGCGGCACGGGCGCCGAGCCCAGGGAGGTGCGTCGTGA
- a CDS encoding proline racemase family protein: MRRRDPIETIDWHTGGEPFRIVPNSPAAVTGYGLTVAERRIVAMESEDVQWMRALLCSEPRGHADMYGGFLVPPDDADAHLGVLFWHKDGFSTACGHGTIALGAWAVTSGRVPAPVNGVTDVVVDVPSGRVTASVRTSGGVVEEVTFTNVAGHVHASGVEVATSRGRVSVDIGFGGAMYAVLPAEAVGLRVRPQEVTKLIAVGREIRDALNAAGAAEHPSDARLSGVYGTVFTEEASPPRLRADGGRQLHQRNLTVFADGEVDRSPCGSGTSARVALLAATGELQSGDELRHESVVGSVFRARIAERTTAHGLPAVVTAVTGTAHAIGTCRFTVDPRDMLVPGFVLR, translated from the coding sequence ATGAGAAGGAGGGACCCGATCGAGACGATCGACTGGCATACCGGGGGTGAACCGTTCCGCATCGTGCCGAACAGCCCCGCCGCAGTGACCGGTTACGGACTGACCGTCGCAGAGCGCCGGATCGTGGCGATGGAGAGCGAGGACGTGCAGTGGATGCGGGCGCTGCTGTGCAGCGAGCCCCGCGGTCACGCGGACATGTACGGCGGTTTTCTGGTTCCACCGGACGACGCCGACGCCCACCTCGGTGTCCTCTTCTGGCACAAGGACGGGTTCTCCACGGCATGCGGGCACGGCACGATCGCCCTTGGGGCCTGGGCAGTCACCTCCGGCCGGGTTCCGGCTCCCGTCAACGGCGTGACGGACGTCGTGGTCGACGTCCCCTCGGGGCGCGTCACGGCGAGTGTCCGCACCAGCGGGGGCGTGGTCGAGGAAGTGACGTTCACGAATGTCGCCGGCCATGTCCACGCCAGCGGCGTGGAGGTCGCGACCTCGCGCGGGAGGGTCAGCGTCGACATCGGGTTCGGCGGTGCGATGTATGCCGTGCTGCCAGCAGAGGCGGTCGGCCTGCGAGTGCGCCCACAGGAGGTGACGAAGCTCATTGCGGTGGGCCGCGAAATCCGCGATGCGCTCAACGCTGCCGGCGCCGCCGAGCACCCCAGCGATGCCCGGTTGTCCGGGGTCTACGGGACGGTCTTCACCGAGGAGGCCTCCCCTCCGCGGCTGCGGGCCGACGGCGGCCGGCAGTTGCACCAGCGCAACCTCACGGTGTTCGCCGATGGTGAGGTCGACCGATCCCCGTGTGGTTCGGGCACCTCGGCCAGGGTCGCGCTGCTCGCCGCCACCGGGGAACTGCAGTCCGGTGACGAGCTGCGGCACGAGTCCGTGGTGGGCTCCGTGTTCCGCGCGCGGATCGCGGAACGGACCACGGCACACGGACTTCCGGCGGTCGTCACGGCGGTGACGGGCACGGCCCATGCGATCGGGACGTGCCGGTTCACCGTCGATCCCCGCGACATGCTCGTTCCCGGATTCGTGCTGCGATGA
- a CDS encoding ABC transporter ATP-binding protein gives MKTILDIKGLEVAYGKVEALRGLDLTVGENEIVALLGNNGAGKSTTVSTISGVVRSRAGTVTAYGEDITAATPWSVVERGIVHVPEGRRIFSRLTVHENLQLGGYTVRDSLSIDKRIDQVYELFPRMAERRNQQGGTLSGGEQQMLAIGRAMVAGPRLIMLDEPSMGLAPLVVAHVMDAIVSINRAGTSVLLIEQNARAALKIAHRGYVIDSGRVTVTGPAAELRADPQVVEAYLGA, from the coding sequence GTGAAGACAATCCTTGACATCAAGGGCCTTGAGGTCGCCTACGGCAAGGTGGAAGCCCTCAGGGGACTCGACCTCACCGTCGGCGAGAACGAGATCGTCGCGCTGCTGGGGAACAACGGCGCCGGCAAGTCCACGACGGTCTCAACGATATCCGGCGTGGTGCGGTCCCGGGCCGGGACCGTCACGGCGTACGGAGAAGACATCACGGCGGCAACTCCCTGGTCTGTCGTCGAGCGCGGAATCGTGCACGTGCCCGAGGGCCGGCGGATCTTCTCACGGCTGACAGTGCATGAGAACCTTCAGCTCGGCGGCTACACCGTGCGCGACAGCTTGTCGATCGACAAACGGATAGATCAGGTCTACGAACTGTTCCCGCGCATGGCCGAGCGCCGGAACCAGCAGGGTGGCACCCTCTCCGGCGGTGAGCAGCAGATGCTGGCGATCGGCCGGGCGATGGTCGCCGGGCCCCGGCTGATCATGCTGGACGAGCCGTCGATGGGGCTGGCCCCGCTGGTCGTGGCTCACGTCATGGACGCCATCGTGTCGATCAATCGGGCAGGCACGTCGGTTCTGCTCATCGAGCAGAATGCACGGGCCGCCCTCAAGATCGCCCACCGCGGTTATGTCATCGACTCCGGCCGCGTGACGGTGACCGGGCCGGCCGCCGAGCTGCGCGCCGACCCACAGGTCGTCGAGGCCTACCTTGGAGCGTGA
- a CDS encoding BN159_2729 family protein, with protein MTLNPNLPHALRIIREALAAYSGPELELRIAVGLDAAGLLTDINAMGRVDRTEVTPEAVPGPVGDGRPPPDTVLPHQGIVLRRTEPATGPPPEPGTVTRLPAPAEWEARCARAEKVFEDLVDRYGTRPEVLTVEQDHDRVVVCIRARTLADWERWLSEIGAGAAEDTRPAGYAQLAFGTRAGVPVRLVAHEVPRLLHAAYQEAVRPYCLWGRVYDLARPLAENGGDGNHWLFLGIRDKSGMPLLSVRGRTEVCTLENIVRHSGPLTPVDADASPPVTGDDAD; from the coding sequence ATGACCCTGAACCCCAACCTCCCGCACGCCCTGCGGATCATCCGCGAGGCGCTGGCGGCCTACAGCGGGCCGGAGCTGGAACTGCGCATCGCGGTCGGCCTGGACGCGGCCGGGCTCCTCACCGACATCAACGCCATGGGCCGCGTCGATCGCACCGAGGTCACCCCGGAGGCCGTTCCCGGGCCTGTCGGGGACGGCCGGCCGCCCCCGGACACCGTGCTGCCGCACCAGGGCATCGTGCTGCGCCGGACGGAGCCGGCCACCGGTCCGCCCCCGGAGCCCGGCACGGTGACCCGGCTGCCGGCACCGGCGGAGTGGGAGGCCCGCTGCGCCCGCGCGGAAAAGGTCTTCGAGGACCTCGTCGACCGCTACGGGACGCGGCCGGAGGTGCTCACCGTCGAGCAGGACCACGACCGGGTCGTGGTCTGCATCCGGGCCCGGACCCTGGCCGACTGGGAACGGTGGCTCTCCGAGATCGGCGCCGGGGCGGCGGAGGACACCCGGCCGGCCGGATACGCCCAGCTGGCCTTCGGCACACGGGCCGGCGTACCGGTACGGCTCGTCGCCCACGAGGTGCCGCGGCTGCTCCACGCGGCCTACCAGGAGGCGGTGCGGCCCTACTGTCTCTGGGGCCGCGTCTACGACCTGGCGCGGCCGCTGGCCGAGAACGGCGGGGACGGCAACCACTGGCTGTTCCTCGGGATCCGCGACAAAAGCGGAATGCCGCTGCTGTCCGTACGGGGCCGCACGGAAGTGTGCACGCTGGAGAACATCGTCCGGCACTCCGGACCGCTCACCCCCGTGGACGCCGACGCGTCCCCACCGGTCACCGGCGACGACGCGGACTGA